One Thalassotalea hakodatensis DNA segment encodes these proteins:
- a CDS encoding TonB-dependent receptor plug domain-containing protein produces the protein MVSCRLSYYKRLRLSYVNFVVFLLFSVGVIKNVQASERYRFNIPATQASEALDKLAEVSGYSLLYPFSDSVVIMTNPLIGSYSIKEALVTLLLNTPLNAVATDKQVIAVSATLDYRKTNARQTSSIDALANIHSKDSKQNKTTKKTKAERIQIIGSRRNNRSPGGALAPLDVISNQALATKGSNDIITTLSNIIPSYNARQEAISDAGTMVRPANLRGLPTDSMLVLVNGKRRHRSGVIYEFISGLNVGAHGVDLEPIPSIALRSVEILRDGATAQYGSDAIAGVINFRLEDSATIRKIEMRTGQYYAGDGVKVELAGILGTSIGDEGSANFSFELSDSEATSRGIQDPAVQQLIESGVNPDDIRNPVVDWGAPEIMDNIKLFTNMAFDVSESENYKQLYIFGNWAQRDIDGSFFYRNPNTRANVYTNPQSGARLFYDMTDNNTGNCPTPTIPGAAGDAEALTAVAENNNCFAFNELFPGGFTPRFGGRVTDASLAAGIRGAEVINEVELTYDMSMVLGKNEINYQLRNSVNASLGELSPTSFELGSQIQTEAVLNVDFTYPIDLGFESELNVAFGYQHHLEQFEVVAGDRASYQTGPFTSEGEAIGANGFPGFSPETAEINDRNSNAFYLDVEGDITEALSISLAMRYEDIGEIGDTLDGKLSARLQIDDSIALRSTISNGFRAPTVGQSTLQRISTSNSIINDVVVQQRSQLVSALSPIASARSGGELEPEKATSFGVGLLSEISGINITLDYFYIDIDDRISLFTSKIVAADAPLLVASEVQPNVTNIQYYANDFNSITQGVDLVASLPFEFEHAQHLLSLAYNYTDTQLEVTNSKSPIANGNVRKEREHGVPKTRGIFTYSVSKGGIKAMARINYYGSFYNAQFNDVTLLEKVDASVITDVEVSYNISDNLNIAIGAKNIFDVYPEEYSEGRKAGFLGAIYPVNSPAGFNGGQYYLHVGWKF, from the coding sequence GTGGTTAGTTGTCGATTATCCTACTATAAGCGGTTACGCCTCTCGTATGTTAATTTTGTTGTTTTCTTATTATTTAGTGTAGGTGTTATAAAAAACGTTCAAGCTTCAGAGCGTTATCGATTTAACATTCCTGCTACGCAAGCATCAGAAGCGTTAGATAAGCTAGCAGAAGTCTCAGGGTATTCACTTCTTTATCCCTTTAGTGATTCCGTTGTTATTATGACTAACCCATTGATAGGTAGTTATTCCATCAAAGAAGCGTTAGTGACATTATTGCTTAATACGCCGTTAAATGCTGTTGCCACCGATAAACAAGTTATTGCGGTATCAGCTACCTTAGATTATCGCAAAACAAACGCAAGGCAAACTTCGTCAATAGATGCTTTAGCAAACATTCACTCTAAAGACTCCAAACAAAACAAAACCACAAAAAAAACCAAAGCAGAGCGTATTCAAATTATCGGCTCTCGGCGTAATAATCGCTCTCCTGGCGGAGCTCTTGCGCCACTTGATGTAATTTCTAACCAAGCACTCGCAACAAAAGGTAGTAATGATATTATTACGACGCTATCAAATATAATTCCTTCCTATAATGCGAGACAAGAAGCGATTAGCGATGCTGGTACTATGGTTAGGCCTGCGAACCTAAGGGGACTTCCTACTGATAGCATGTTAGTGCTGGTAAACGGTAAACGACGTCATCGTAGCGGTGTGATTTATGAGTTCATTTCAGGGTTAAATGTAGGTGCGCATGGCGTTGATTTAGAACCAATTCCTAGTATTGCCCTTCGAAGTGTTGAAATATTAAGAGATGGTGCAACGGCGCAATACGGCTCTGATGCAATTGCTGGCGTGATAAATTTTCGTTTAGAAGATAGTGCAACGATACGAAAAATTGAAATGCGAACAGGTCAATATTATGCAGGCGACGGTGTTAAAGTTGAATTAGCTGGTATTTTAGGCACAAGCATTGGTGATGAGGGGAGCGCTAATTTCTCATTTGAGCTTTCTGACAGTGAAGCAACTTCACGTGGCATTCAGGACCCTGCCGTTCAACAGTTAATTGAGAGTGGTGTTAACCCTGATGACATTCGAAACCCTGTTGTTGACTGGGGAGCTCCTGAAATAATGGATAATATAAAATTATTTACCAATATGGCCTTTGATGTAAGCGAAAGTGAAAATTACAAACAACTTTATATCTTTGGTAATTGGGCACAACGCGATATTGATGGTAGTTTTTTTTACCGAAATCCTAACACTCGAGCGAATGTTTACACTAACCCCCAAAGTGGAGCTCGCTTGTTTTATGATATGACAGATAACAATACTGGTAATTGTCCAACGCCGACAATTCCAGGGGCGGCAGGAGATGCAGAGGCTTTAACTGCTGTTGCTGAAAATAATAACTGTTTCGCGTTTAACGAATTGTTTCCGGGCGGCTTTACCCCAAGGTTTGGTGGTAGAGTAACAGATGCGAGCTTAGCTGCTGGTATTCGTGGAGCAGAAGTTATCAATGAAGTTGAATTGACCTATGACATGAGTATGGTGTTAGGAAAAAATGAAATTAACTACCAGCTGCGAAATAGTGTTAATGCATCATTAGGAGAGCTTTCTCCTACATCATTTGAATTAGGCTCGCAAATTCAAACAGAAGCAGTGTTAAATGTAGATTTCACTTACCCTATTGATTTAGGTTTTGAATCTGAACTAAATGTTGCATTTGGTTATCAGCATCATTTGGAGCAATTTGAAGTGGTTGCCGGTGATCGTGCTTCATATCAAACGGGCCCATTTACTAGTGAAGGAGAGGCGATTGGTGCAAATGGCTTTCCCGGCTTTTCCCCTGAGACTGCTGAAATAAACGATAGAAACTCGAATGCATTTTATTTAGATGTGGAAGGGGATATCACCGAAGCATTGTCAATTTCGCTAGCGATGAGATATGAAGATATTGGCGAAATAGGCGATACCCTTGATGGCAAATTGTCGGCACGGTTACAAATTGACGATAGCATAGCATTGCGCTCAACCATCAGTAATGGTTTTAGAGCTCCTACGGTAGGACAATCAACACTGCAACGTATATCAACATCAAATTCAATTATTAATGATGTGGTTGTTCAACAACGCTCTCAACTTGTGAGTGCGTTGAGTCCAATTGCTTCAGCTCGCTCTGGCGGAGAACTTGAACCAGAGAAAGCCACTAGTTTCGGTGTCGGTCTATTATCTGAGATAAGCGGCATCAATATTACTCTTGATTACTTTTATATAGATATTGATGATCGAATTTCACTTTTTACTAGTAAAATAGTCGCTGCAGATGCACCTTTGTTAGTCGCTTCAGAAGTACAACCTAACGTCACTAATATTCAGTATTATGCAAATGACTTTAACTCAATTACGCAGGGAGTTGATTTGGTTGCAAGCCTGCCTTTTGAATTTGAACACGCCCAACACCTACTGTCGCTTGCCTATAACTATACTGATACTCAACTAGAAGTGACGAACTCAAAAAGCCCAATTGCTAACGGAAATGTACGTAAAGAACGTGAACATGGTGTACCAAAAACTCGCGGTATTTTCACCTATTCTGTATCAAAGGGCGGCATAAAAGCCATGGCGCGTATTAACTATTATGGTAGCTTTTATAATGCGCAATTTAACGATGTGACTCTGCTTGAAAAAGTTGACGCAAGCGTGATCACTGACGTTGAAGTCTCTTATAACATTTCTGATAATCTTAATATTGCGATAGGCGCTAAAAATATTTTTGACGTGTACCCTGAAGAATACAGTGAGGGTCGAAAAGCTGGCTTCCTAGGCGCAATTTATCCGGTAAACTCTCCTGCAGGTTTTAATGGTGGTCAATATTACTTGCATGTTGGTTGGAAGTTTTAA
- a CDS encoding DUF4426 domain-containing protein, giving the protein MQLSLKKFFRHLSFALPFAFLLLTNANAENMKKLGDMNVHYMAISATFLTPEVAKAYGIERSNYNGLINIAVMDNTIKGNPAQKVKITGKAVNLLGQDKDLSFVEVVEGDAVYYLAQVMHRNEETIRFNLTIDNGKEQQQLSFKHTFYTD; this is encoded by the coding sequence ATGCAACTTTCGCTAAAAAAATTCTTTCGTCATTTATCATTCGCTTTACCCTTTGCCTTCTTACTTTTAACTAATGCTAACGCTGAAAACATGAAGAAACTCGGTGACATGAATGTACACTACATGGCTATTAGTGCAACATTTCTAACGCCTGAAGTAGCAAAAGCTTATGGTATTGAACGTAGTAATTACAACGGTTTGATCAATATTGCTGTGATGGATAACACGATTAAAGGCAACCCTGCACAAAAAGTAAAAATAACAGGTAAAGCGGTTAACTTACTTGGGCAAGATAAAGATCTTAGCTTTGTAGAAGTTGTTGAAGGTGATGCAGTTTATTACTTAGCACAAGTTATGCACCGTAATGAAGAGACGATACGTTTCAATCTAACTATTGATAACGGCAAAGAACAGCAACAACTGTCATTTAAACATACGTTTTATACGGATTAA
- a CDS encoding YggT family protein, producing the protein MAAINYLLGFFFDALLMLLVIRVWLQLVRADFYNPLSQFVVKVTNPLVIPFRRIIPSVGGIDMATLVIAYLVAVLKFIIIPLLNGGPFDLITALFIGVLYLIKQTGFLLFVLMLVMAVMSWVVQGYNPTHVILHQLTDPFLRPIRKVIPAIGGLDLSVLAAFLLLNVINIVLSGAIPYWAML; encoded by the coding sequence ATGGCAGCAATTAATTACTTACTTGGTTTCTTTTTCGACGCCTTGTTAATGTTATTGGTAATTAGGGTGTGGTTACAACTTGTCAGGGCTGATTTTTACAACCCGTTAAGTCAATTTGTAGTGAAAGTAACAAACCCACTGGTTATTCCATTTCGCCGTATCATTCCAAGCGTAGGTGGTATCGATATGGCAACACTTGTGATCGCATACTTAGTTGCCGTGTTGAAATTCATTATCATACCGTTACTAAACGGTGGCCCTTTTGATTTAATAACTGCCTTGTTTATCGGCGTTTTGTACCTGATTAAACAAACCGGCTTTTTGCTATTCGTGCTAATGTTAGTTATGGCCGTAATGAGTTGGGTGGTGCAAGGTTACAACCCTACCCATGTGATATTACATCAATTAACTGATCCTTTTTTAAGACCAATAAGAAAAGTGATCCCCGCTATTGGTGGTTTAGATTTATCGGTTTTAGCCGCCTTTTTACTGTTAAACGTGATTAATATAGTGCTTTCTGGAGCTATCCCTTATTGGGCAATGCTTTAA
- the proC gene encoding pyrroline-5-carboxylate reductase, with amino-acid sequence MSKIAFIGAGNMNSAIITGLISNGFTPSDVIVSNPSADKREKLANNYNILHTSDNIEAATFADFIVLGVKPYFIADVCQQISAAVNVEEKCFISVAAGCTMSTMEQALGKPCPIIRTMPNTPSQLGLGVTGLFPSPQVSKQQKEQADSLMKSVGITKWLTDESEIDNIIAVSGSAPAYFFLFMEAMEKEAIRLGFSAQDSRQLIQQTALGAAEMVVQNKDAISTLRENVTSKGGTTQAALSTLIDGGLDKLVSDAMQSAKARAKEMAENNA; translated from the coding sequence ATGAGTAAAATAGCTTTTATTGGCGCGGGCAACATGAATAGCGCCATTATCACAGGCCTTATTAGCAATGGTTTTACACCAAGCGATGTTATTGTTTCAAACCCTTCGGCTGACAAACGTGAAAAATTAGCCAATAATTATAATATCTTACACACCAGTGACAATATTGAAGCGGCTACCTTTGCTGACTTTATTGTATTAGGTGTAAAACCTTATTTTATTGCCGATGTTTGTCAGCAAATTAGTGCGGCGGTCAATGTTGAAGAAAAGTGTTTTATCTCAGTTGCCGCTGGTTGCACTATGTCGACTATGGAGCAAGCATTAGGTAAGCCTTGCCCTATTATTCGTACCATGCCTAATACCCCTTCACAATTAGGCTTAGGCGTTACGGGGTTGTTTCCTTCACCACAAGTATCCAAGCAACAAAAAGAACAAGCTGATTCATTAATGAAATCTGTTGGTATCACTAAATGGCTAACAGATGAGAGTGAAATTGACAACATTATTGCCGTTTCAGGCTCTGCTCCTGCCTATTTTTTCTTGTTTATGGAAGCAATGGAAAAAGAAGCAATACGTTTAGGTTTTTCAGCGCAAGATAGCCGACAGCTCATTCAACAAACAGCCTTAGGTGCTGCTGAAATGGTTGTACAAAACAAAGATGCAATTAGTACGTTACGTGAAAATGTCACGTCTAAAGGTGGCACAACACAGGCAGCGCTATCAACATTAATTGATGGTGGCCTAGATAAACTGGTCAGTGATGCAATGCAATCGGCAAAAGCCAGAGCCAAAGAAATGGCAGAAAACAACGCTTAA
- a CDS encoding YggS family pyridoxal phosphate-dependent enzyme encodes MSHIKDNLAQVELQITAACQQAKRHRNDIQLLAVSKTKPAAQVQEAYNAGQIAFGENYLQEAVEKIQQLSDLERICWHFIGPIQSNKTRLIAEHFSWVQSVDRKKIITRLNEQRCSQDTPLNVCLQVNISGEASKSGIEVNELDELAQMVDSADNLTLRGLMAIPEKHNAAESFAKMSALFQSLQQRFNTVDTLSMGMSGDLSEAISNGSTMVRIGTAIFGARA; translated from the coding sequence ATGAGTCATATTAAAGATAATCTTGCTCAAGTAGAACTGCAAATTACAGCAGCTTGTCAGCAAGCGAAACGACACAGAAATGATATTCAACTGTTGGCAGTGAGTAAAACCAAGCCGGCCGCTCAGGTGCAAGAAGCTTATAATGCTGGTCAAATAGCTTTTGGTGAAAACTATTTGCAAGAAGCCGTTGAAAAAATACAGCAGCTTTCTGATCTTGAGCGTATTTGCTGGCACTTTATTGGCCCTATTCAGTCAAATAAAACTCGCTTAATCGCTGAACACTTTTCTTGGGTACAAAGTGTTGATCGCAAAAAAATTATCACACGATTAAACGAACAGCGTTGTAGTCAAGATACTCCGCTCAATGTCTGTTTACAAGTAAATATTAGTGGTGAGGCTTCTAAATCTGGCATTGAAGTCAATGAGTTAGATGAGCTAGCACAAATGGTTGACTCAGCAGATAACTTAACATTACGCGGTTTAATGGCGATTCCCGAAAAACACAACGCTGCAGAAAGTTTTGCTAAAATGTCTGCGCTGTTTCAATCCCTTCAACAACGGTTTAATACCGTTGATACATTATCAATGGGTATGTCTGGCGATTTAAGTGAGGCGATATCTAATGGCTCAACTATGGTCAGAATTGGCACTGCCATCTTTGGCGCTAGAGCATAA
- a CDS encoding type IV pilus twitching motility protein PilT, whose amino-acid sequence MDITELLAFSVENNASDLHLSTGVPPLIRVDGDVRKLNIPAFEAKDVNALVYDIMNDRQRKEYEENMEVDFSFEVPNLARFRVNAFNQNRGPAAVFRTIPSKVLSLDDLGCPDIFRTISENPRGLVLVTGPTGSGKSTTLAAMIDYINNMKHDHILTIEDPIEFVHENKMCLINQREVHRDTLSFNNALRSALREDPDVILVGEMRDLETIRLAMTAAETGHLVFGTLHTTSAPKTIDRIIDVFPAEEKSMVRSMLSESLRAVISQTLVKKVGGGRVASHEIMIGVPAIRNLIREDKVAQMYSAIQTGMQHGMQTMDQCLQNLVNRGLITRQDAMEKAADKNQFQGY is encoded by the coding sequence ATGGATATTACCGAATTACTCGCATTTAGCGTAGAAAATAATGCTTCGGATCTACATCTTTCTACGGGTGTTCCACCTTTAATTCGCGTGGATGGCGATGTACGTAAACTTAACATACCTGCCTTTGAAGCCAAAGACGTAAATGCTCTTGTTTATGACATTATGAACGATCGTCAACGAAAAGAATACGAAGAAAACATGGAAGTGGATTTTTCTTTTGAAGTTCCTAACTTAGCACGTTTTAGGGTTAATGCCTTTAATCAAAACAGAGGTCCCGCAGCAGTATTCCGTACTATTCCTAGTAAAGTATTGTCGTTGGATGATTTAGGATGTCCTGATATTTTCCGTACCATTTCAGAAAACCCGCGCGGCTTAGTGTTAGTGACAGGGCCAACGGGTTCGGGTAAGTCAACCACGTTAGCGGCGATGATCGACTACATTAATAACATGAAGCATGATCATATTCTTACCATTGAAGATCCAATCGAATTTGTTCATGAGAACAAAATGTGTTTGATCAACCAACGTGAAGTACATCGTGATACGTTAAGTTTTAACAATGCGTTGCGTTCAGCCTTACGTGAAGATCCTGACGTTATACTCGTTGGTGAGATGCGTGATTTAGAAACCATACGTTTAGCAATGACCGCTGCAGAAACGGGTCATCTAGTATTTGGTACCTTACATACCACCTCTGCACCTAAAACCATTGACCGTATTATTGATGTATTCCCTGCAGAAGAAAAATCAATGGTGCGTTCAATGCTGTCAGAGTCGTTGCGTGCGGTTATTTCTCAAACGTTAGTGAAGAAAGTTGGTGGCGGTCGTGTTGCTTCACATGAAATTATGATCGGCGTACCGGCGATACGTAACCTTATTCGTGAAGATAAAGTGGCGCAAATGTACTCTGCAATTCAAACGGGGATGCAACATGGCATGCAAACCATGGATCAATGCTTACAAAACTTAGTGAATCGTGGCTTGATCACTAGACAAGATGCAATGGAAAAAGCCGCTGATAAAAATCAATTTCAAGGGTATTAG
- a CDS encoding PilT/PilU family type 4a pilus ATPase, whose product MLRFHQYLEKMVQHDASDMFVTAKLPVSAKINGELTPIDETALSPEAALELVHNAMNEKQKKQFDQEKECNFAISIDDIGRFRVSAFWQRDMAGMVIRRIVTEIPDSDDLGLPSVLKDVVMSKRGLVLFVGGTGTGKSTSMAALIGYRNRNSRGHILTIEDPVEFVHEHGKSMVTQREVGLDTESFDAALKSSLRQAPDVILIGEIRSQEIMEHALAFAETGHLCIATLHANNANQAIDRIMHLVPADQHGKLLFDLALNLRGIIAQQLIPTRDGNGRVAAIEILLNSPYIAELIKKGEVGDIKEVMEKSTEQGMQTFDQALFNLYQRGLINYADAIHHADSPNDLRLMIKLRSNDQGGSGSLSGVTIDGLDPKD is encoded by the coding sequence ATGTTGAGATTTCATCAATACCTCGAAAAAATGGTGCAGCATGATGCATCCGATATGTTTGTGACCGCGAAGTTGCCGGTTAGCGCGAAAATCAATGGTGAACTAACGCCTATTGATGAAACGGCATTAAGTCCGGAAGCGGCGTTAGAACTTGTTCATAATGCAATGAATGAAAAGCAGAAAAAGCAATTTGACCAAGAAAAGGAATGTAACTTTGCTATTTCCATTGATGATATAGGCCGATTTCGTGTTTCTGCGTTTTGGCAGCGTGATATGGCGGGTATGGTTATTCGTCGTATTGTGACTGAAATTCCAGATTCTGATGACTTAGGTTTACCGTCGGTGTTAAAAGATGTCGTGATGTCTAAACGTGGGTTAGTGTTATTTGTTGGTGGTACAGGTACGGGTAAGTCAACCTCAATGGCTGCCTTGATTGGTTATCGAAACCGTAACTCTCGTGGCCATATACTGACCATTGAAGATCCGGTGGAATTTGTCCACGAACACGGAAAATCGATGGTTACACAGCGTGAAGTAGGTTTAGACACGGAAAGCTTTGATGCGGCATTAAAAAGCTCTTTACGCCAAGCACCTGATGTTATTCTAATTGGTGAGATCAGAAGCCAAGAAATCATGGAACATGCGCTGGCGTTCGCGGAGACAGGGCACTTATGTATTGCAACTCTTCATGCGAATAATGCGAACCAAGCAATTGACCGTATCATGCATTTAGTGCCTGCGGATCAACATGGTAAATTACTGTTTGATTTGGCGTTAAATCTTCGCGGCATTATTGCTCAGCAATTAATTCCTACTCGAGATGGCAATGGCCGAGTTGCTGCAATCGAAATATTGCTGAACTCTCCTTATATCGCTGAATTAATAAAAAAAGGTGAAGTTGGCGATATTAAAGAAGTGATGGAAAAATCTACCGAGCAAGGTATGCAAACCTTTGATCAAGCACTGTTTAATTTGTATCAACGTGGCTTAATTAATTACGCGGATGCGATACACCATGCTGATTCACCAAATGACCTACGCTTAATGATTAAACTACGCAGCAATGATCAAGGTGGCAGTGGTTCATTGTCGGGCGTAACAATAGACGGTTTAGATCCAAAAGATTAG
- a CDS encoding NAD(P)H-binding protein, with translation MKTAIVIGATGLIGHHLLTQLLADSTYSKIVALTRKPIEYNHEKLVNHVIDFNNLNKYQDYFIGDILFSCLGTTKKQAGSIENQRMVDVDYQYQAAKMAAENGVAHYVLVSSSGANKNANSAYFKMKGELEDKVKPLSFQRISILQPSLLLGERDHFRLGEVLSSYLLPIICKLPFLKRYRPIEGVQVATKMLNVSKAQKEPFEIYTLDELFK, from the coding sequence ATGAAAACAGCAATTGTTATTGGCGCAACAGGGTTAATCGGTCATCATTTACTCACTCAACTATTAGCTGATTCTACCTATAGCAAAATAGTCGCACTCACACGCAAGCCAATCGAATACAACCATGAAAAGCTCGTCAATCACGTCATCGATTTTAATAACCTAAACAAATACCAAGACTACTTTATTGGCGACATACTGTTCTCTTGCTTAGGTACTACGAAAAAACAAGCAGGCTCAATAGAAAACCAACGAATGGTTGATGTCGACTATCAGTATCAAGCTGCAAAAATGGCCGCAGAAAATGGCGTAGCACACTATGTATTAGTCTCTTCAAGTGGTGCAAATAAAAACGCCAACAGCGCTTACTTCAAAATGAAAGGTGAACTAGAAGATAAAGTTAAGCCGTTAAGTTTTCAGCGGATAAGTATTTTACAACCTTCATTATTGCTCGGTGAACGGGATCATTTTAGGCTTGGCGAAGTACTTAGCAGTTACCTATTACCCATCATCTGCAAGCTGCCATTTTTAAAACGTTATCGCCCTATTGAAGGCGTTCAAGTCGCGACAAAAATGCTAAACGTTAGTAAAGCCCAAAAAGAGCCGTTTGAAATATACACCTTAGATGAACTATTCAAATAA
- the ruvX gene encoding Holliday junction resolvase RuvX translates to MAENTYKTILGFDFGKKYIGVAVGQAITGTATPLGSVKAKDGIPNQQQLKSYFDEWQPDLIVVGLPLNMDGTPQQVTFDAKKFGNRLAHDYKTPIKFVDERLTTADAKQHLFEHGGYRNLSKDNIDAESARLIVESYFESTYGE, encoded by the coding sequence GTGGCCGAAAACACATATAAAACCATTCTTGGCTTTGATTTTGGCAAGAAATACATTGGCGTTGCCGTTGGTCAAGCAATTACCGGCACTGCTACGCCTTTAGGCTCAGTGAAAGCCAAAGACGGTATTCCAAATCAACAGCAACTGAAAAGCTATTTCGATGAATGGCAGCCTGATTTAATTGTGGTCGGTTTACCGCTAAACATGGATGGCACCCCCCAACAAGTTACCTTTGACGCCAAGAAATTTGGTAATCGCTTAGCGCACGACTATAAAACACCGATTAAATTTGTTGATGAACGGTTAACCACCGCTGATGCTAAACAGCACTTATTTGAGCACGGTGGTTACCGTAATTTATCGAAAGATAACATTGATGCCGAATCTGCCCGTTTAATTGTTGAAAGCTACTTTGAAAGTACCTACGGCGAATAA
- a CDS encoding YqgE/AlgH family protein codes for MDSLENHLLIAMPSLDDPYFNKTVTYICEHNDDGAMGIIINLPINITLNELLAQIEEDGDEKLPELAQQVLTGGPVSRDRGFVLHSPQSGWSSSLALSDDVMITTSKDILQALGSDDAPDKFMVTLGYAGWGPGQLEQEIKANSWLITPADSQILFDTPIEQRWQKATEKLGIDIAHLSTDIGHA; via the coding sequence GTGGACAGTTTAGAGAATCATTTATTAATTGCTATGCCAAGCTTAGATGATCCGTATTTTAATAAAACGGTGACTTACATATGCGAACATAACGATGACGGTGCAATGGGTATTATTATCAACTTACCCATTAACATCACGTTAAATGAATTACTGGCACAAATTGAAGAAGACGGCGATGAAAAGCTACCCGAGCTTGCGCAACAAGTATTAACCGGCGGGCCAGTATCTCGTGATAGAGGTTTTGTTCTACATAGTCCTCAATCGGGGTGGAGTAGTTCCTTAGCGTTAAGTGATGATGTAATGATCACTACCTCTAAAGATATATTACAAGCACTTGGCAGCGATGATGCGCCTGATAAATTTATGGTGACATTAGGTTACGCTGGCTGGGGCCCTGGCCAGCTAGAGCAAGAAATCAAAGCAAATTCTTGGTTAATTACCCCAGCAGACAGTCAAATACTCTTTGATACCCCGATAGAGCAACGTTGGCAAAAAGCCACTGAAAAACTTGGTATTGATATCGCTCACCTTTCAACCGATATAGGCCATGCATAG
- the gshB gene encoding glutathione synthase: MAIKLGVVMDPISQVKVHKDSSMAMMFEAQARGYELFYIEMNDLYMLQGESRAFARKVTVYDNPEHWYDLAESQDIALTELDAVIMRKDPPFDTEYIYATYMLERAEQSGTLIINKPQSLRDCNEKLFTAWFPELTAKTLVTRNSQQIRDFHQQEKDVIIKPLDGMGGSSIFRMKEHEANVGVIIETLTNHGQQYTMVQEYMPEIKDGDKRILIVNGEPMPYCLARIPAKGETRGNLAAGGTGEARPLSASDKFIAETIAPELKKRGLYFVGLDVIGDKVTEINVTSPTCIREIEAAYPINISGKLMDAIESLIEQR; this comes from the coding sequence ATGGCTATTAAACTAGGTGTCGTTATGGACCCTATTTCTCAAGTTAAAGTGCATAAAGACTCATCAATGGCAATGATGTTTGAAGCGCAAGCTAGAGGGTATGAACTTTTTTATATTGAAATGAATGATCTTTACATGCTTCAGGGTGAAAGCCGTGCCTTTGCACGAAAGGTTACCGTGTACGATAACCCTGAACACTGGTATGACTTAGCAGAATCACAAGATATTGCATTAACAGAGCTAGATGCCGTGATCATGCGTAAAGATCCCCCTTTTGATACCGAATATATTTACGCAACGTATATGCTTGAACGAGCCGAACAAAGCGGTACGTTAATTATTAATAAGCCACAAAGTTTACGTGATTGTAATGAGAAATTATTTACTGCGTGGTTTCCTGAATTAACCGCGAAAACCTTAGTAACACGAAATAGTCAGCAAATTCGTGACTTTCACCAACAAGAGAAAGACGTGATCATCAAACCATTAGACGGTATGGGTGGCTCTTCTATCTTTCGCATGAAAGAACATGAAGCGAATGTTGGTGTGATCATTGAAACGCTGACAAACCACGGTCAGCAATATACTATGGTGCAAGAATACATGCCGGAAATTAAAGACGGTGATAAACGTATTCTAATTGTTAATGGCGAGCCAATGCCTTATTGTCTTGCACGCATTCCTGCAAAAGGTGAAACTCGTGGTAATTTAGCGGCTGGTGGTACAGGTGAAGCAAGGCCATTATCAGCCAGTGATAAATTTATTGCAGAAACAATTGCACCTGAACTTAAAAAACGTGGTCTATACTTTGTAGGATTAGACGTTATTGGTGACAAAGTCACTGAAATAAATGTTACCAGTCCAACTTGTATTCGTGAAATTGAAGCCGCATATCCTATTAATATCAGTGGTAAATTAATGGATGCCATTGAATCATTAATAGAACAGCGTTAA